A single window of Kitasatospora sp. HUAS MG31 DNA harbors:
- a CDS encoding metallopeptidase family protein — protein sequence MTRDDFETLVADALDQIPPQLAAMMDNVAIFVEDEPDPATPDLFGLYEGTPLTERGEWYAGVLPDRIIIYMGPTLRHCEDYDEAVDEVRITVVHEVAHHFGFDDHELHELGWS from the coding sequence ATGACCCGGGACGACTTCGAGACGCTGGTCGCCGATGCCCTCGACCAGATCCCCCCGCAGCTCGCGGCGATGATGGACAACGTCGCGATCTTCGTCGAGGACGAGCCCGACCCGGCCACCCCCGACCTCTTCGGCCTGTACGAGGGCACCCCGCTGACCGAGCGCGGCGAGTGGTACGCGGGGGTCCTGCCCGATCGGATCATCATCTACATGGGGCCGACCCTGCGGCACTGCGAGGACTACGACGAGGCCGTGGACGAGGTCCGGATCACCGTGGTCCACGAGGTAGCCCACCACTTCGGCTTCGACGACCACGAGCTCCACGAGCTGGGCTGGTCCTGA